The Microcebus murinus isolate Inina chromosome 1, M.murinus_Inina_mat1.0, whole genome shotgun sequence genome includes a region encoding these proteins:
- the TRAIP gene encoding E3 ubiquitin-protein ligase TRAIP isoform X1 — translation MPIRALCTICSDFFDHSRDVAAIHCGHTFHQQCLIQWFETAPSRTCPQCRIQVGKRTIINKLFFDLAQEEENVLDAEFLKNELDNIRAQLSQKEKEKRDSQAIIDTLRDTMEERNATVESLQQALGKAEMLCSTLKKQMKYLEQQQDETKQAREEARRLRNKMKTMEQIELLLQSQRPEVEEMIRNMGVGQSAVEQLAVYCVSLKKEYENLKEARKASGELADKLKKDLFSSRSKLQTVYSELDQAKLELRSALKDLQSADKEITSLKKKLKMLQETLILPPVTSETVNRLVLESPAPMEMLNPKLRPPSFSDEIDLSATFDVDTPPARPSSSQHGHSKKLYLERSHSPVQNIPKKIPKCSKQESQLSLGGQRCAGEPDEELVGAFPVFIRNAILGQKQHKRTRAESCRSKDVVRTGFDGLGGRTKFIQPTDTAMIRPLPIKPKAKAKQRVGVKTLHSPSQAKLDTFLW, via the exons ATGCCTATCCGTGCGTTGTGCACTATCTGCTCCGACTTCTTCGACCACTCCCGCGACGTGGCCGCCATCCACTGCGGCCACACTTTCCACCAGCAGTG CCTAATTCAGTGGTTCGAGACAGCACCAAGTCGGACCTGCCCACAGTGCCGAATCCAG GTTGGCAAAAGAACCATCATCAATAAGCTTTTCTTTGACCTTGCCCAGGAGGAGGAGAATGTCTTGGATGCAGAATTCTTAAAG AATGAACTGGACAATATCAGAGCCCAGCTTTCCCAGAAAG agaaggagaaaagggacagCCAGGCCATCATCGACACTCTGCGGGACACAATGGAAGAACGCAACGCCACTGTGGAATCTCTGCAGCAAGCCTTAGGCAAGGCTGAGATGCTGTGCTCCACACTCAAA AAGCAGATGAAGTACTTGGAGCAGCAGCAGGATGAGACCAAACAAGCCCGGGAGGAGGCTCGCCGACTCAGGAACAAGATGAAGACCATGGAGCA GATTGAGCTCCTACTCCAGAGCCAGCGGCCTGAGGTGGAGGAGATGATCCGAAACATGGGTGTGGGACAGTCAGCGGTGGAACAGCTGGCTGTGTACTGCGTGTCCCTCAAGAA AGAGTATGAGAATCTGAAAGAGGCACGGAAGGCCTCAGGGGAGCTGGCTGACAAACTGAAGAAGGACTTGTTTTCCTCCAGAAGTAAG TTGCAGACAGTCTACTCTGAATTGGATCAGGCCAAGTTAGAGCTGAGGTCGGCCCTGAAGGACTTACAGAGTGCTGACAAGGAAATCACG agcctgaaaaagaagctaaaaatgTTGCAGGAAACCTTGATCCTGCCACCGGTGACCAGTGAGACTGTCAACCGTCTGGTTTTAGAGAG CCCAGCCCCTATGGAGATGCTGAACCCGAAGCTCCGCCCACCATCCTTCAGTGATGAGATTGATCTCAGTGCTACCTTTGATGTGGATACCCCACCTGCCCGGCCCTCCAGTTCCCAGCATGGCCACTCCAAGAAGCTCTACCTGGAGAGGTCACA CTCTCCTGTCCAGAACATCCCCAAGAAGATACCCAAATGTTCCAAACAG GAGTCCCAGCTCTCACTGGGTGGCCAGCGCTGTGCAGGAGAGCCAGATGAGGAACTGGTTGGTGCCTTCCCCGTTTTCATCCGGAATGCCATACTGGGCCAGAAACAGCACAAGAGGACCAGAGCAGAGTCCTGTCGCAGCAAAGATGTG GTAAGGACAGGCTTCGATGGGCTTGGAGGCCGGACAAAATTCATCCAGCCT ACTGACACAGCCATGATCCGCCCACTGCCCATTAAGCCCAAGGCCAAGGCTAAGCAGAGAGTAGGAGTGAAGACACTACATTCTCCCTCTCAAGCCAAGCTGGACACCTTCCTGTGGTAG
- the LOC105874980 gene encoding ribosomal protein eL42-like, whose protein sequence is MVNIPKTRQTFCKKCGKHQPHKVTQYKKGKDSLYAQGRRRYDGKQSGYGGQTKPIFWKKAKTTKKIVLRLECVEPNCRSKRMLAIKRCKHFELGGDKKRKGQVIQF, encoded by the coding sequence ATGGTGAACATTCCTAAAACCCGCCAGACTTTCTGTAAGAAATGTGGAAAGCACCAACCCCACAAAGTGACACAGTACAAGAAGGGCAAGGATTCTCTGTATGCCCAGGGAAGGCGGCGCTATGATGGGAAGCAGAGTGGCTATGGTGGGCAGACTAAGCCGATTTTCTGGAAAAAGgctaaaactacaaagaaaattgtGCTGAGGCTTGAGTGTGTCGAGCCCAACTGCAGATCTAAGAGAATGCTGGCTATTAAGAGATGCAAGCATTTTGAACTGGGAGgagataagaagagaaagggcCAAGTGATCCAGTTCTAA
- the TRAIP gene encoding E3 ubiquitin-protein ligase TRAIP isoform X2 → MEERNATVESLQQALGKAEMLCSTLKKQMKYLEQQQDETKQAREEARRLRNKMKTMEQIELLLQSQRPEVEEMIRNMGVGQSAVEQLAVYCVSLKKEYENLKEARKASGELADKLKKDLFSSRSKLQTVYSELDQAKLELRSALKDLQSADKEITSLKKKLKMLQETLILPPVTSETVNRLVLESPAPMEMLNPKLRPPSFSDEIDLSATFDVDTPPARPSSSQHGHSKKLYLERSHSPVQNIPKKIPKCSKQESQLSLGGQRCAGEPDEELVGAFPVFIRNAILGQKQHKRTRAESCRSKDVVRTGFDGLGGRTKFIQPTDTAMIRPLPIKPKAKAKQRVGVKTLHSPSQAKLDTFLW, encoded by the exons ATGGAAGAACGCAACGCCACTGTGGAATCTCTGCAGCAAGCCTTAGGCAAGGCTGAGATGCTGTGCTCCACACTCAAA AAGCAGATGAAGTACTTGGAGCAGCAGCAGGATGAGACCAAACAAGCCCGGGAGGAGGCTCGCCGACTCAGGAACAAGATGAAGACCATGGAGCA GATTGAGCTCCTACTCCAGAGCCAGCGGCCTGAGGTGGAGGAGATGATCCGAAACATGGGTGTGGGACAGTCAGCGGTGGAACAGCTGGCTGTGTACTGCGTGTCCCTCAAGAA AGAGTATGAGAATCTGAAAGAGGCACGGAAGGCCTCAGGGGAGCTGGCTGACAAACTGAAGAAGGACTTGTTTTCCTCCAGAAGTAAG TTGCAGACAGTCTACTCTGAATTGGATCAGGCCAAGTTAGAGCTGAGGTCGGCCCTGAAGGACTTACAGAGTGCTGACAAGGAAATCACG agcctgaaaaagaagctaaaaatgTTGCAGGAAACCTTGATCCTGCCACCGGTGACCAGTGAGACTGTCAACCGTCTGGTTTTAGAGAG CCCAGCCCCTATGGAGATGCTGAACCCGAAGCTCCGCCCACCATCCTTCAGTGATGAGATTGATCTCAGTGCTACCTTTGATGTGGATACCCCACCTGCCCGGCCCTCCAGTTCCCAGCATGGCCACTCCAAGAAGCTCTACCTGGAGAGGTCACA CTCTCCTGTCCAGAACATCCCCAAGAAGATACCCAAATGTTCCAAACAG GAGTCCCAGCTCTCACTGGGTGGCCAGCGCTGTGCAGGAGAGCCAGATGAGGAACTGGTTGGTGCCTTCCCCGTTTTCATCCGGAATGCCATACTGGGCCAGAAACAGCACAAGAGGACCAGAGCAGAGTCCTGTCGCAGCAAAGATGTG GTAAGGACAGGCTTCGATGGGCTTGGAGGCCGGACAAAATTCATCCAGCCT ACTGACACAGCCATGATCCGCCCACTGCCCATTAAGCCCAAGGCCAAGGCTAAGCAGAGAGTAGGAGTGAAGACACTACATTCTCCCTCTCAAGCCAAGCTGGACACCTTCCTGTGGTAG
- the CAMKV gene encoding caM kinase-like vesicle-associated protein: MPFGCVTLGDKKNYNQPSEVTDRYDLGQVIKTEEFCEIYRAKDKTTGKLHTCKKFQKRDGRKVRKAAKNEIGILKMVKHPNILQLVDVFVTRKEYFIFLELATGREVFDWILDQGYYSERDTSNVVRQVLEAVAYLHSLKIVHRNLKLENLVYYNRLKNSKIVISDFHLAKLENGLIKEPCGTPEYLAPEVVGRQRYGRPVDCWAIGVIMYILLSGNPPFYEEVEEDDYENHDKNLFRKILAGDYEFDSPYWDDISQAAKDLVTRLMEVEQDQRITAEEAISHEWISGNAASDKNIKDGVCAQIEKNFARAKWKKAVRVTTLMKRLRAPEQSSTAAAQSASATDTATPGAAGGAAAAVSGAAPATEGDAACAAKSDNVASEDRSATPATDGSVTPATDGSVTPATDGSITPATDGSVTPATDRSATPATDGRATPATEESTVPTTQSSAIPATKAAATPELAMAQPDSTAPEGTTGQAPPSSKGEEAAGYAQESQKEKTS; the protein is encoded by the exons ATGCCGTTTGGGTGTGTGACTCTGGGCGACAAGAAGAACTATAATCAGCCATCGGAGGTGACTGACAGATATGATTTGGGACAGGTCATCAAGAC CGAGGAGTTCTGTGAAATCTACCGGGCCAAGGACAAGACGACAGGCAAGCTACATACCTGCAAGAAGTTCCAAAAGCGGGATGGCCGCAAGGTGCGGAAGGCAGCCAAGAATGAGATAGGCATACTCAAAAT GGTGAAGCATCCCAATATCCTGCAACTGGTGGATGTGTTTGTGACCCGCAAGGAGTACTTCATCTTCCTGGAGCT GGCCACGGGGAGGGAGGTGTTTGACTGGATCCTGGACCAGGGGTACTACTCGGAGCGAGACACGAGCAACGTGGTACGGCAGGTCCTGGAGGCCGTGGCCTACTTGCACTCACTCAAGATCGTGCACAGGAACCTCAAG CTGGAGAACCTGGTTTACTACAATCGGTTGAAGAACTCAAAGATCGTCATCAGCGACTTTCACCTGGCTAAGCTAGAGAATGGCCTCATCAAGGAGCCCTGTGGGACCCCTGAGTATCTGG CCCCAGAGGTGGTAGGCCGGCAGCGGTATGGACGCCCTGTGGACTGCTGGGCCATTGGAGTCATCATGTATATCCT GCTTTCAGGCAACCCGCCCTTCTATGAGGAAGTGGAAGAAGATGATTATGAAAACCACGATAAGAATCTCTTCCGCAAGATCCTGGCTGGTGACTATGAGTTTGACTCTCCATACTGGGATGATATTTCACAAGCAG CCAAAGACCTGGTCACAAGGCTGATGGAGGTGGAGCAAGACCAGCGGATTACTGCAGAAGAGGCCATCTCCCATGAATG GATTTCTGGTAATGCTGCTTCTGATAAGAACATCAAGGATGGTGTCTGTGCCCAGATCGAAAAGAATTTTGCCAGGGCTAAGTGGAAG AAGGCTGTCCGAGTGACCACCCTCATGAAACGGCTCCGGGCGCCAGAGCAATCTAGTACGGCTGCAGCCCAGTCTGCTTCAGCCACAGACACTGCCAcccctggggctgcaggtggggcCGCTGCAGCTGTGAGTGGAGCTGCCCCAGCCACGGAGGGTGATGCTGCTTGTGCTGCAAAGAGTGATAATGTGGCCTCTGAAGACCGTAGTGCCACCCCAGCCACAGATGGCAGTGTCACCCCAGCCACCGATGGCAGTGTCACCCCAGCCACCGATGGGAGTATCACCCCAGCCACTGATGGGAGTGTCACACCAGCCACTGACAGGAGTGCTACTCCAGCCACTGATGGGAGAGCCACACCAGCCACAGAAGAGAGCACTGTGCCCACCACCCAAAGCAGTGCCATACCAGCCACTAAGGCAGCTGCCACCCCTGAGCTGGCTATGGCCCAGCCGGACAGCACAGCCCCAGAGGGTACCACAGGCCAGGCTCCACCCTCTAGTAAAGGGGAAGAGGCTGCTGGTTATGCCCAGGAGTCTCAGAAGGAGAAGACCAGCTGA